The nucleotide sequence TGGTCTGTGGCCCTTCTCAAAGGCGAGCCCGTTGATGATCTCGATGGGGGAGAGGAGACTCTGTACGGATATCAGTCGCTGTTTAACGGGCCGGAGCCATGTATCAAGCATTTCGACACTCAGCAGGAAGAGTTCGGCTTTGTGCTGAGTTCGCTGCAGGAGCTTCTAAGAACGCAAGCACCAGACACCGTATGCATCATGGCTCGGACACGGCGGTTGGTGGAATGGTACGCTAGGGAGATAGAGAAGAGCGGTATCCCTGTCCAGATAGCTGGGAGGAGCAATCAAGACTTGGAATCTGGTCGCATTACTCTAGGAACTATGCACAGGCTCAAAGGCCTCGAATATCCCATCGTCTTCGTGGTCGCCGCCAACGCGGATGTTATACCCCACAAGCGGGTCGTCGCTACCGGCATAGATGGCTCAGACTATGAAGAGGCTATTCGCAGAGAGCGCAATCTGCTGTTTGTTTCAGCAACCAGGGCAAGAGATCACTTAATTATTACCAGTTTCGGCAAACAAAGCCCGTTTTTGGAGAGTCTGATGAAGTAGGGTCTGTTAGAACAGTCTGAGTGCGCAACAAGTCCCCTAACACGGCTGAGTAAGTAATCTCATGATGATAGACTAAACTGAGTGCTGAAAAAATCCCATTTTTCTATATAGAGATAAAGTCCAGCAACGAACAGATGCATACCGACCGGGCTCTTCAACTAGACCCGAAGCGTCTTCTCTCTATACACAGGGTCAAGATGTTTGGGAAGTCTACTGCCGATGTTTGTTGTATCCGAACACACCCCTTGTTTGCTAATTATGTTTTTCTTGCCGTCCGGGAAATCGAGTATATACCAACTTACAAGAAAGCGCCCTGGGGAACTGAAATACCCCAAGGCACTGTTTTACTAGGATAGTGTGATTTGTCTAGATAGCTGCTATCGTCACCGTAATAATGTGATCATATTGGCCAGCTACTAGTTTCCACCAAGCGTGCTCTTTCCATTCGTTTGTATTTACTCCGAGCAATATACGACCATCGTATTTGCCAGGGTCGAAATCTTTGTCAACTCCGTTCGCGTTGCCTCTTCTTTGCCCGAGTTTATAGCTCTTATCCCAGCTGCTAGGATCGCTTGATTCTTTCATGAAGGTATCGTAGACCAGACTGTGCTCAAAAACTTCGCGAACCTCTTCATCGATGTTCTCAAACCCACTCCAGGAGAACGCGATATTAAACTTACAATTAGCGGTGATACTGAAAAACTCTTCGGTCTGATTCTTCGTCCAGTCCTCAAAGAGTCTGTCTACGGTCACTCTCATGGACTGTGGAAAGCTAGCAATCACATGAGGCAGGATGTCAACGGTCACGTCTATATCATCCTGCCTGTTGGAGACATTGGCAAGAGCAGCTACACTCAGTCCCAACACGAGTACGGCAACTAAACTCAATACAGACAGTTTTTTCACATTAGGACCTCCCTAGTTCTTGAGAACGTCTTCCTCATTGCTCAAATTGTATTTCTCAGTATCTCGAGAACGCTGGAGAACCACCTCCTATGCTTTAGCGTGTTGTGAGTTGAAGTTCCAAACTTTGTGTCTAGGATAACTCAAGGAAATCAGAATAATCTCAAAACAAGATTAAAAGACGTACAATTGTTAGCTGCGCTGGTTTGGAAGACATCTTTGCTGAACTACACGGCAGCTCGAAGAAGGTAAATGAAGTGAAAAAATACTGGGACCGGTCGGTGAACTTGGCGAGTGTCCCGTCGAGAGGGCAAGAGCAGTAGGATCCATAAAGGGGGATTACGCCTATGGTGAGAA is from Bacillota bacterium and encodes:
- a CDS encoding ATP-binding domain-containing protein, which translates into the protein MLSRCGIEVRGRATRFRINYRTTEEIRRWSVALLKGEPVDDLDGGEETLYGYQSLFNGPEPCIKHFDTQQEEFGFVLSSLQELLRTQAPDTVCIMARTRRLVEWYAREIEKSGIPVQIAGRSNQDLESGRITLGTMHRLKGLEYPIVFVVAANADVIPHKRVVATGIDGSDYEEAIRRERNLLFVSATRARDHLIITSFGKQSPFLESLMK